In the Triticum aestivum cultivar Chinese Spring chromosome 2B, IWGSC CS RefSeq v2.1, whole genome shotgun sequence genome, AGACCCCAAGCCAGGAAGACTCATGTACGTTTAGTAAAAAAAGTATCCTTTTTCTAGGAAACGTTGAGAGATCCAAGGGAGGTTGACTCTTGTACGTTGTAGAAATGAACAGTAAGTCTTACCGATCGGATGGCTACAAATACATTATATATTAATCAAACGGTCAAAATTCATTAATTGTAAGGATTAACGTGATGCCTCGTATGGTGTCTCCAGTTAGTAAATATAAGAAAGTTTGATTATGTTGTACATTTTCAATATATCCATTTTCTTATTTTGTCAACAGACATATATACTCCCATCAATGTTGTTTCCAGCTCCTAATCACAGGCACACACTCACATGTGACATCTCTCACTACACCAAGCATGAGTCACACGTAAAcatcagttttttttttttgagaatcaccggGACAGGAGTCCCTCCgcctgaatatattgctcaaagtGGCCATAATGCCAGGAGAGTGATCCTTACGTTTACGTAGATACCTCGAGCTGTCATCGACAAGTCAAGGAGAGATTCGTGCATATGCAAAGGAGCCAAACAACATAGGACTGGAACGACGTGCGCAGTAGCAAACTACTTTCACTATTGGAGCTAAATGTAGCTAGTGCAATAGTAGTAGAGGGAGTGTTTGATTTGATTAGCTCACGTGACCATATTTGGAATCGGATACGGACGTTGCATGGCTTGTGCCTTTGCCGCGCGCGCTAGCTCCCTAGCTTTCACGTACTCATGCATTCGTGCTCGCTCGGGCACTTTGCACCGCGCTATAAGCGTACGTTGTCAAGCAAACTCCAGCCGCTGGCTGCACCCTTCACGGCACCGTCCCATTATTTTAAACACAAGGAAGCACAGAACATAACTCACGCACTCACTTATgtcacgtctctctctctctctctctctctctctcgaccatGCGTACGTGTACAACATGTCAGCTTCAGTGCTCACTAGATATAACGAGTTGTTGTCGAATGGTGCAACCAAGTTTGTTGTATTTATTTAATATTCTAGCTATTGATAGTTTTTCCTACAGACTTGCTTATACTATGCACTGAGTTCTAAAAAGTGTCTTCTTTTTGGAATAGGTCATACTATGCACCATCTCCTAATTCCACAAATAAATTTTCATACACCAAAAAACAGAAGAGTCATTATTTGTTAATTTTCTACAACTACCAAACATGTCTAATAAATATATTTTCTAATGATATAATTGCAACAGCCATACGACAACAATTTGATGCAGTAGTTTAAGTTTATGTACATTATATTTTCAATAATATAGTGGTAGTATCCATCTTTTATTTTGTCCATATACATATATACTCCCATTAATGTTGCTTCTAACTCCTAATCGCACGCACACACTCACACGTCACATCTCTCGCCTAGACCATGCACGATTCGCGCGTAAACATCAATGATCACTACGTAAATACGTTGAGTTGTCATCGATAAGTCTGTTGCAACCCCGAAAAAAAAGAAGATAAGTCTATTGCAACGAGAGATTCGTGCATATCCAAAGGAGCCAATGATCAACATAGGACGATGTGAGCAGTAGCAAACTACTTTCACTATTGGAGCTAACTGTAGTAGTAGGAGTGCTTGATTTGATTAGTTCACGTAGCGTTTTTTTGGAATACGTGCATACGTGCTCGCTCGGGCACTTGCACCGCACTATAAGGGTATGTTGTCAAGCAAACTCCAGCCGCTGGCTGCACAGTTCACGCCACCGTCCCCAGCTACCCCCGCCTCCAGCTTGACTTGGACACCGGCCGGTTTGTCCCGTTAATTGCTGGGCATGCACAGTCGCCGTCATGCACGTCCGCCCGGCGTCGGCGAAGCTATCCACCACGGTGCACCGATCGACGTCGATTAGTAACACCTACGTGCCTGAGAAATAACAAAACCGTAGTGTATAGTCATTTTTCCATTGGATAATCGTATGTCGTGGGTAGTTTGGCCCATGGTTCTAGTGGGGTTCAATTCAAGTACTAGGTGCCTGTGCGCCAGCAACGCCAAACGGTGCAGCCAGCGGCTGGATTCAATACTAGGTGCGCCCGTCTCGCAGGTTGCTGCTCTCTGCTGAGAATTCTTAGAAGTTTCTTGTGCCTGCGCACTGCTGAGGATCATACATTGTCAGGGTCAGCCATGCAGTTATGATAACAGGAAATGAGCCCACAGTGCATGCGACCGGAGAGACGATCAGGATTCAGGACTGCTGCACCTGCTGCCTCTCATAAAAGAAAATTCTTCCCCAGAATGTGCCCATGCTCGTGCCACCTCAGCCAGACTTACTATAAATTCCGCGACTCCAAGGGGGAGAGCAGAGGCAGATCAACCACCAGACTCCCAGGGGCAGAGCCGCTCTCATCCTCCCCAGCGTGGGTGGCCATGGCCAGACTCCCTGTCGCCGCGTGCATCGTCGCCCTTCACCTTTGCCTTCTCCTCTTGCCGTCTTCCTCACTCCGTCGGCTTTCCGAAGCAGAGAGCTCGCTAGTCCAGCATGGCGGGGGCAGCAGGCCAGCCTACCACTTCCTGCCCGCCAAGAACTGGCAGAATGGTACGTACGTACGTAGGAACTCCATCTAGCTAATCTGATCGCCTTTGATGAATGAATTTAGCTAGCTGATTAGCCTGATCCCTTCGTGTCTACTGTACATGTCCGACCAAATTGCTGCTTTGGATGATGGATGGATCATGAATGGTGACTTCCGCATGCATGGTGCTGAGCAGACCCGAATGGTACGTACGTACACGCTATTCTACGTCTTCTATATGATTGCTTTGCTTGTTTGCTCCATCGAGCAGTGTGCATGCTTGCTTGTTTGCTAGAGCACGTGCGAATGAGACATCACATACTGGACCCGGCCGTGTGGTTAGACTGCAGTTTCCTCCTTTATTCTTTCTCTTTAGATTCCCGTCTTCGACCGGTCAGTAAGAACGTTGCCATCATGGCACACTTAACAGGCGGTACCGTGGTAGAGAAAGGAAGGAAGACATCTATGATTACGATAGAGCCGCTTTCTGTCAATTGTTCCTGTTCTTGCACTGTGCGCGTGCCTCTATATATTGGACGTCAGTTTCTGGTGCCACGCGAGAGCGTGTACAATGGAAGATACCAAATTTGACTCTCCAAATCCTCATTTGCAGAGCCTTGCCAAAAGACCCCCTCTCCATTTTTACGATCATTACAACCACCCCAATTTTCTCACTCTCCAGATTCCACCAATCATTATGCTACTAGTTTTCCATAACTAATAAACATGTTTGATAATTATATTTTCTAACAGATATATTAGCAACAACCATATGACAGCAATTTGTTGTAATACCTAAATGAtgtaaatattttcaaaattttaattaatGAAATCCATTTTTGAATTGGACAATATATTACCATTAATGTTGTCCCAAATTCTACACACACAGCACGTGCACACATAACACAAGACATGCGTGCATGCCTAAACGCGCTCACACATCTCTGCCACACACATGTGTGAATTGCATGTTAATATCACTGATCTGATCACTAGCTAAAGGGCCGTTTGGACACAGAAAGTTATCAAACCTATTTTCCTAATCATGCTTTTTTCGGGAATGTCCCCTAATCACATTTAAATGTCAGGATTAGAAAAAGCATGCTATTTCCTAAAATTCCCTAGTCAAAACTTCTATACCatacaaacatttcttacattttttTCCGGGGAACAGTAATACTCTCTAACTGTTGTATTCACAACAGCCATATGACCAAACAAATATGTACTCATTTAATTATGTATACATTTTTTCAGTAATTTAGTAACAaccatttttttaaaattttgtctTAAATTTCTAAGCGCACGCACACAAGAGAACCACGCCTCTATCCCTGGACCATGCACGTTAACATCAGTAGTTCGAGTGATCGATCACTAGAGACCTTGAGTTGTCGTCGATCTATCTGTTACAAGGAGAGATTCGTGCATATGCAAAGAAGGCAGCCTGTGCTTGATTTTGATTAGTTCACGTGGCTTTATATGGAATCCGATGAGGACGCGGCACACTCTCGTTCTTTCACGTACGCATATACGTGCTCGTGCGGGCATTCACGCGGCACCACACGATACGACACACCAGGACCATCCACGGTCTATTCTTCAATCATCCACTGTCCATTCTTCAACATGGCGTGCCTCCCCTAAAAAAACATGGTTACGCTGATCCATTCGAACGGCGAAATAACTCCCGCAccagtttcttcagtggctcaaCACCTTGTCGCTCAAGCTTGTACGTGTAAGCCAATGAAAATAAATATAAATGATNNNNNNNNNNNNNNNNNNNNNNNNNNNNNNNNNNNNNNNNNNNNNNNNNNNNNNNNNNNNNNNNNNNNNNNNNNNNNNNNNNNNNNNNNNNNNNNNNNNNNNNNNNNNNNNNNNNNNNNNNNNNNNNNNNNNNNNNNNNNNNNNNNNNNNNNNNNNNNNNNNNNNNNNNNNNNNNNNNNNNNNNNNNNNNNNNNNNNNNNNNNNNNNNNNNNNNNNNNNNNNNNNNNNNNNNNNNNNNNNNNNNNNNNNNNNNNNNNNNNNNNNNNNNNNNNNNNNNNNNNNNNNNNNNNNNNNNNNNNNNNNNNNNNNNNNNNNNNNNNNNNNNNNNNNNNNNNNNNNNNNNNNNNNNNNNNNNNNNNNNNNNNNNNNNNNNNNNNNNNNNNNNNNNNNNNNNNNNNNNNNNNNNNNNNNNNNNNNNNNNNNNNNNNNNNNNNNNNNNNNNNNNNNNNNNAACTGTTTAAGAGTTGACACCACCCATAAGCAGGACCTAAACTAGTGAGACAACAGGCCCTCGTTTTTCATATGATCCACCAGAGCTACCGAATAAACTTTTACTTCCACCCATGGATGTGGTGAAGCGAAGTTCCAAGTTGACCAATGTTTAGGAGGTTTGGGCAAACCGAAAATATATTCCAGCATGTGTCCTTAATACAACATACAACAATGCTACACCTACGTTAACCTTATGTTATGGACGACACATGGTCTCATGCAGTTAGAGAAGTCTGGCTTAGGTGCTCCGAAAATTGCCCCCGCAGTTTTCTTACCGTACCAGCATGACATTTACGGAGTGGAAATTAACTAACGGTTATCTGCGTTGCATGGACTTACAGGGCCGATGTACCACAACGGCGTGTACCACCTCTTCTATCAGTACAACCCGCTGGGCGCGACGTGGGGCTCCGGCAACCTCTCATGGGGTCACTCCGTCTCCCGAGACCTTGTCAACTGGGCTGCCCTCAACACCGCGCTGGACCCCACCGCCCCCTTTGACAATAATGGTTGCTGGTCAGGCTCCGCCACAATCCTCCCTGGCGGCATCCCGGCCTTGATGTACACCGGCCGCATCGACGCCGGCAAGGAGGCGCAGGTGCAGAACGTCGCCTTCCCCAAGAACCTTGCCGACCCGCTTCTCCGCGAGTGGGTCAAGCCCGCATACAACCCTGTGATATCACTCCCAGCCGACGTCCCCGGAGACAGGTTCCGTGACCCAACCACGGCATGGGTGGGCCACGACAGCTTGTGGCGTATCGCCGTTGCGGCCAAGGTCGGCGGCCCTAGTGGCATTGCCTCCACGCTCATCTACCGGAGTAAGGACTTtcgacactggaagcggaacaccTTGCCATTGTACACATCGCGTGCTGCCGGCATGGTCGAGTGCCCGGACCTATTCCCGGTGGCGGAGcctggcgtggaggaggggcgccTCGGCTACACGCCTGGAATGGCGAGTGGTGTTGTGAGGCATGTGCTGAAGCTGAGCGTGATGAACACGACCGAGGACTACTACATGGTTGGGAGTTACGATGATGCGGCCGACACCTTCGTGCCCGAGCTGGACAACGAGCGCAGCCTCGACGACTGCCGCACCTGGCGCCGCTTTGACTACGGCCATGTGTATGCGTCAAAGTCATTCTTTGACGTGCGCAAGAACAGACGTGTGCTATGGGCATGGGCCACTGAGTCGGACAACATGGACGACGACATCGCCAAGGGCTGGTCCGGCGTTCAGGTGCGCATCCTCTGGTCAATTTCTGATCAACTAACTGATCATCCTCATTATATTATTTGCTATGATGTCTGCATGTAGACGGTTCCGAGGAAGGTGTGGTTGGACGGAGACGGTAAACAGCTACGGCAGTGGCCCATCGAGGAGATCGAGACGTTGAGGAGTAAACAAGTCGTCGGCTTGCTTGGAGCGCAGGTGAATGCCGGTGGCGTGAACAAGATCTTTGGCGCGGGTGCGcaggttgatgtagaggccatcTTTGAGATCCCATACCTAGAAGACGCTGAGACTTTGGAGCCCAACTGGCAGTTGGACCCGCAGAAGCTATGCGAGGAGAAGAGTGCGTCCGTGTCGGGTGGGGTCGGCCCGTTCGGGCTACTCGTCATGGCATCCGGCGACCTGCAGGAGCACACCGCTGTCTTCTTTAGAGTGTTTAGACACAACCAGAACTATAAAGTTCTCATGTGCACCGACCTCACACGGTAAGGTCAGAACACAAGTCCCTTAATTTAGATGGAATTTTCTGCTGTTGCAAACTAATATTTTTCTGGTTTtaacttctgtaactcctattgCAACAAAATGAGTAGATCGAATGGGAGGGACAAGATCTACAAGCCGCCGTATGGAGGGTTTGTGGACATAGACATCGAGCAACACCGGAAGAGCATATCTCTTAGAACTTTGGTAATCAAAATTCTTCATCGATCATTTCATTCCTTAGATGCATTTAGTGAATATCTTGTGATGTTGTTCCCTTCTCTCAACAAATAGATTGACCATTCGGTGGTGGAGAGCTTTGGAGGAGGGGGGCGGACGTGCATCACGGCCCGGGTGTACCCTGAGCATGCGGAGAACAACAATAGCCATGTGTTCGTGTTCAATAATGGGACCGGCGTCGTGAAGGTGTCTAGGCTCGAGGCATGGAGGATGGCAAGGGCTACCGTAAATGTTGTACATGGCAGGTGATTCCCTTAAGTGTAAAGTTAAAACCGACTCAGTCCGAAGAGAAACTACGCGCCAGTTTATTATGTAGAAGTGAGGCCCGAATGATGATCGACTAGACCACCACCTCATGGTGCGAGGCTGTAAGACCCATGGCATTCTCCCTGAAAAGTAATGGGTTATTGTAGCATTTTCGATGTGAAAATAATCAGTGTCAAACAGTTGGGGAACTTCCATTGCCACAAGTTATATATATGTCACTTATATAACCTTTCATGCACTTTAAACATCTACTTTACTAGGACCAAAAACAACAATGAGTTTGTGTTGATGTAACTTTTACTTTtaatataaataaaagaaaataaattgtGATTGGGTGTTTGAAGTAATAAATATAAAGCTGATTGGAAAAATAGTGCGAGACAATAATAATATAGGACTATTGTAAATAAAAAGTGAGTGATACTCAATTAGTGTAAATGTTCTGGACAGTTGGCTTCTGAGCATCCTGGATTAtctttttttttttctttcgagGGGAATCAAGGGTTGGTTGCCTTTAACAAGAATCGCCTCCCCTAAGAAAAAAACCCCGCCTCTTATACTAGGCTACTAGCGACCATAGCTAGTGGTGGTTTCTCTTCTTCTCTGTGATTCTTTTGCTTGCCTGATTGAGTAGTGTGCTTGATTGCTTTGCTTGCTTGCTCGATAAGGTGAGAAGGAGAGATCAGGAGTTGCTCATACCCTGGACATGTGATAATTAGACTCAACTTTATTCCTTGTTTTTTCCTTAGATTCCTGTCATGAATTGTTGGTGGGGACATTTACTTATGAAGAACAGTCCATCGCACATGGTCAAAATCTCCCATTGCAAAGAAAGTTCTGAATTGCCGCCTTGCGATGGTGTGCGATAGGGGCTGCATCGCACACGGTGCAAAATAATTATGTGGGAAAGTCCGCATATCGCACGTGATCCTCCTGAAGGAAACAAGTTCGATTGGCCGAGCAATCACAAACGATCAGAGCTACGTGTTAGATCGCTCATATATCCCACATGATTAACTAGATGGAAACATCGGACAAGGTATTGCACCCGATTGTCATGTAACATTCGTATGGGATGGGGTCCTCCACCGCACAAGATTTGATGGGTGGAAACGTGTGGGCCCTGCCCCATATCGCACACGATTGTAGAAGCACAATCATGTGGAATGGGTTCATCCATCGTACAAGATGAGATGCCGGGACTGTCTGGGGTTAGTTTGTCCATCTCACATGTTGCCGAAGACAGCATCACGTGTGGTGGTTTGTCCATCCACACACATAGTTTGTAGCAATCGTTTGTGCTGCATATGGTCCTCGACAGCGGTGACGCATGGAGCCGTTCCCCTCCTGAAGGTGTTGTAGTGGAGTTTAGGTATTCTGGGGTGTAGTGTAGCGGGTTCTCAAGTCTTCCTGTGTTATCTTTTGGTCTCGTAGTCTCCTGCGGTCTGCGTTTCCGATTATCTTGGATCGACTTTGTAAGAGGGTTAGCTCACCACTTTGTATCATTCGGCCATGTACTttttatggttgttgctttatatataaagttagttgtagcgccgtagtagtagcgttggtacctgcgctactgctagcccaaaaaccagcgctactactaggctttctCCTAGTAGTGCTAGATTAACTTTCGGGGTGTGTGAaagaagagacttaattaaaaatctcgTTCCCCCACACTGAACTTTGTCTAATACccgtgaccccctagaagatcatccatcttcaTTGCCCCCTTGCGCACGTGATGGTTCACTATTCTTGATTGTGGTGAAGCCCAAGGAACTGTTAGCAGATCGTCGACAGCCAGAGCCGATCGATTGTCAGAACCTTGTGAAAAGCGACATCATGCCATCAATGAACTGAACCgaagcaacactcgagggaagcatagcaagaacatcaccctcacatccacatgtgatctactccctccgttcggaattacttgttacaaaaatggatgtatctacaactaaaatacatctagatacattcatttcttgaacgagtaattccgaacgaagggagtatatcgTAACATGCATCTACTCATAGAACCTccctgataccactgttgggaaatgtagtagaaaaaAAATCATCCTACAATCACCCGAGAACAATATGATGATGCATAGCAGGTTGTGATCAACGATCGTTACCGACTCTGCAAGTGCAGCcgaagtagacgagtcggtgtagatcgtacatGGAGTCCCTCGAACGTCGATGACGATCCCGCGAACCGCCCACGAACGATCCCTCGAACGGAAGACCGAAATGCCCCAAATTCATGGAGACGGGCCTGCTTGACTACATATTGTATAGATAGACTGGACCCTCCATAAAAGGGAACGAATCAGTTCACGCTCTGAAATCAGTGAGGCAATAAGTATTCCGGTCTGTTCAAGGATATGCAGAAATGAATCCATTAATTCGAATAAGGTATTTTTTTATGCGATGGGTCTTTGGATGTTGGCTGGATATTGGATAGATATACAGGATGCAACAAAAAGGGAAACAAATTAATTCACACTAAAAAATCAGTGAGGCGATAAGTATGCACGTCTATTCAAGGATATGTAATAATCAATCCATTAATTCCAGCCTAAAATTagaatggtactccctccgtccggaaatacttgccgcaaaaatgaataaaaatggatgtatctagacctaacatatgtctagatacatccatttctccgacaagtattttcggacggaggaagtatttaaTTACAACCTTAAAACTCAGGATGAATTTGCTTGCTAGGCCCTATATAAACGATAGCAAAACGAGTTGCTCGTCAACACATTTGGAAGATCAGATCAAACGGCAGAAAGAATAGAGGATATCAGTATCAGTATATAGCTAGGACTGTATCTCGTGATGGCGATTAGTACAAGATATGCAAGCTTTGTATGCTTGGCAGCCCTCATGTTGGTAATGTCCACCGTGATGTTGTACTGTGAGGCTGATCGAAAAGGTAACGCATACTTTCTTTCCTATAGTGTATATACCAAATATTTTCCTTGCAGCTAAGCTTGTATAGCTGATAGCACATCGACAATGACGGATGAATGAACCATATTGTATTTAAGATGGTATTTCATTTATTCTTTTTATGTAGAATCATGCTATGGGGTTGAAGATGGATGTGATGAACCGAAGTGCAAGGAATATTGTGTGCTCACTGGTCACACCAAGGGATCTCATTGCCCGAGTGCTGAAGAATGTTGTTGTTTTAGTGCCGCCAAGCCAAATGTGAACGTCGTCCGTCGTCGTGATTGAGCTCCTAAGAGCGTTGTTTTTCTTTATTAGATATATAGCAAAAGGGCCCGGGCTTTGAAATGGGTAAGAAATAAATAAACATTAAACATAATCATTTAGCACCTCCCATCAGCATTGCAGAAAGTGAGTCATCAATGCGCCACCTGGGCCGGGATTTGGGCGAcacagcttcggtgccttaaaggtacttgcctttgggtcactgacatgtgggccagccatctgttggacccacatgtcatagacacaaaggtaggtgccttaaggcacagAAGCATTGTCCGGATTTGGGACACCTCCTCCTTGTATCTCCCTCCATGAATGCTCCCGCATTTTCTCAAAAGATGGTTCCCTCACTTGGTGATCACTGTGGAACCTTGGCAACACGGACCATGTGTTACCTCGCCTCTCACAGTCGCACTCAACTCATTGTGTGGCAAGAAGTggtagaaaagaaataaaatatgctAAAGTTGCACCTGATTCTTAAGTAGCTCTTTGGCATCGGAGGCAAAATAGGCTCTCTAAGGCCTCCTTTGCTTtggaggaattttgtaggaattcgattggataggatttctataggaaaaattcctttagTGCTCTTTGTTTTGTAGGAACATGATCCTATTCTTATGGAGGAATCCTTCCTATCCTTCACATTGCATAGGGGAAATAAACATTAGCTTTTTTGCGAGGGTAAAAGAGTTTTATTCCATATGCATACGGTTACAATCGAGAGGCAACCATTCCTCAATACATGGAGGTCCCCGACCAAACCATACAGCAGTAGTACTCTTTGTACGACTGTAAAAAGCCAACCGATCTGCTACCATATTCTGTTCGCACTTAACTTTTGAAGGAATAAATTCTCTTTCACCCATAAGATGACGAATTTCAGCAACCAAATGTCCATACGCCGAATGGGTAAGACGGTCTCCCGTCATAGCCAAAAGCGCCTCCGAAGAGTCGGACTGAACATTGATAGGTAGGCTGCAACGTTGTATTGCTAAGGCCATACCTTGCATTATTGCATGTAGTAGCTTAGActcaaagaaaaaaaaaatcatatgatgtgaaccaaatgacatctcttttcatattcctataaataTGATTTGAGATGTATGGCATCTCATTTTCTATGACTTTTCTACTCCTATgcttttcctaccctatgaaccaaaggaagCATAACTGTAAAACCATGGCAATAAGTTAAGTGCTAAAGCTCCACAGTGCAAAGCATAATACTAATTAAATC is a window encoding:
- the LOC123047426 gene encoding fructan 6-exohydrolase-like, encoding MARLPVAACIVALHLCLLLLPSSSLRRLSEAESSLVQHGGGSRPAYHFLPAKNWQNDPNGPMYHNGVYHLFYQYNPLGATWGSGNLSWGHSVSRDLVNWAALNTALDPTAPFDNNGCWSGSATILPGGIPALMYTGRIDAGKEAQVQNVAFPKNLADPLLREWVKPAYNPVISLPADVPGDRFRDPTTAWVGHDSLWRIAVAAKVGGPSGIASTLIYRSKDFRHWKRNTLPLYTSRAAGMVECPDLFPVAEPGVEEGRLGYTPGMASGVVRHVLKLSVMNTTEDYYMVGSYDDAADTFVPELDNERSLDDCRTWRRFDYGHVYASKSFFDVRKNRRVLWAWATESDNMDDDIAKGWSGVQTVPRKVWLDGDGKQLRQWPIEEIETLRSKQVVGLLGAQVNAGGVNKIFGAGAQVDVEAIFEIPYLEDAETLEPNWQLDPQKLCEEKSASVSGGVGPFGLLVMASGDLQEHTAVFFRVFRHNQNYKVLMCTDLTRSNGRDKIYKPPYGGFVDIDIEQHRKSISLRTLIDHSVVESFGGGGRTCITARVYPEHAENNNSHVFVFNNGTGVVKVSRLEAWRMARATVNVVHGR